The window TCTTGAAATTGAATTGATGGAGACTAGAGTAAGAACTGATACCAACATTGGTACATGAGGCTTCGTCATGATTATCTTCTTTGCTTTCTGCAGTGATGGGACACTCAGATTTTTTCCTATCAGATGTATTTGTTGACAAATTCTGATCATGATTCTCATTTTGCTCAACTCCTTGAACCTCATTGCTAGATACACAATTGTCAATGATATTCTTGGTGAGCATGCTACTACAAGATGCCACTTCCAAATCAGAAGATGATGGTTCTAGTAATTGTTCTGTTTCacaatcttcctttctttcttcttcatgatcAACTTCAACTTTTTTATCTGAGTCTAAAAACGCATCCTGGACAGTGTCCTTATCTTGGGTTATGTTAGATATCTCAGATAGCTCTGCAGCATTTTCTGTATGTTCCTCGGCCAAAAATGATTCCTTTATTTCAGATGCATTGCCACCAATAGACAACTCTTGTTCCAATGGCATATTCTCCTGAAACTTTCGGCTATGTATCTTGGCAATTGTTCCTGGAGGTGCCAGTGCTACATCTTTATATGATGGAGAATTACTAAAACTATGAACCAAATTGTTGCGAGGCTCAGAGACACCACCTATTAGGTTCTTCTGATTCTCTAATACCTGGCTATCATGGCGATAATAGGGTGCATGAGCATCT of the Musa acuminata AAA Group cultivar baxijiao chromosome BXJ2-10, Cavendish_Baxijiao_AAA, whole genome shotgun sequence genome contains:
- the LOC135624877 gene encoding protein REDUCED CHLOROPLAST COVERAGE 1-like produces the protein MSSPGVESKHEDAVAKKQLFVSQQSKGTAEQKVASFSEDVREINTEAEDGWQPVQRPRSIGGSSQQIKHQRTSTWKTYNYQMNDVPSETVQSKPQFSYLNNGYYLLKKKIVIPGSFNDNLNMQVQSPDTRSGQKAYKAVTYRVKSVPSSTNPEISHNSWSAVERTTSPLDAHAPYYRHDSQVLENQKNLIGGVSEPRNNLVHSFSNSPSYKDVALAPPGTIAKIHSRKFQENMPLEQELSIGGNASEIKESFLAEEHTENAAELSEISNITQDKDTVQDAFLDSDKKVEVDHEEERKEDCETEQLLEPSSSDLEVASCSSMLTKNIIDNCVSSNEVQGVEQNENHDQNLSTNTSDRKKSECPITAESKEDNHDEASCTNVGISSYSSLHQFNFKKVLIPEKTGGDYPTMELPPSNYDGRERYLARSCLHLLHRLALSLLQYLVLFL